In one window of Henckelia pumila isolate YLH828 chromosome 1, ASM3356847v2, whole genome shotgun sequence DNA:
- the LOC140888992 gene encoding homeobox-leucine zipper protein HDG11-like isoform X2 encodes MEFSGGGGGSSGGDHPDGSDPHRRRKRYHRHTAHQIQTLESMFKECPHPDEKTRNQLSRELGLHSRQIKFWFQNRRTQMKTQHERSDNCALRAENDKIRCENIAIREALKNVICPSCGGPPVSEDSYFDEQKLRLENAYLKEELDRISSVASKYIGRPISQLQSMLHNHVSSLDLSMASFGGHGGFVPGPSLDLDLLSGNSSSVVPSLVFPPVSISDVDKSVMTEMAANAINELIRLLQSNEPLWVKSSTDGREILDSEKYETFFPMPNSHLRNPEIRMEASRASGVVIMNGLALVDKFMDADKWEEMFPTIVSRARTICVISSGILGSQSGTLQLMYEELQVLTALLPIRQLYFLRFCQQIEQGTWAIVDVSYDLPQEESQFSSSCKAHKLPSGCLIQEMPNGYSKVSWMEHWEVEDKVPVHGLYRDLIRRGVAFGAERWLSTLQRTCERLACLMVTGSSTTDHLGGGAEGKRSMMKLAQRMVKGFCSSINPSNGQQWTTISRLNEFEVRATSHKSTDPGQPSGVVLCAAATLWLPVSPHDVFNFLRDERTRPQWDVLSNQNPVQEVAHIANGSHPGNCISVLRAFNSGQNNMLILQESCIDSSGSLIVYCPVDIPAIEIAMSGDHDPSYIPLLPSGFTISPSGLHSTEGGSGAAGDGASTSSTSAIATESSSGSLMTVMFQILVSGMQSSGMTAESVATINNLIGNTVHQIKAALNCSTTP; translated from the exons ATGGAGTTCAGCGGCGGTGGCGGTGGCTCCAGTGGTGGCGACCACCCCGACggctccgatcctcatcggaggaGAAAGCGTTACCATCGCCACACGGCTCACCAAATTCAGACCCTTGAATC AATGTTCAAAGAATGTCCCCATCCAGACGAGAAGACTAGGAATCAGTTGAGCAGGGAGTTGGGTTTGCATTCTAGACAGATCAAATTTTGGTTTCAAAATCGAAGGACTCAGATGAAG ACACAACATGAAAGATCAGATAACTGTGCGCTTAGAGCAGAAAATGATAAGATTAGATGTGAAAATATAGCAATTAGAGAAGCCCTCAAGAATGTGATCTGCCCCTCTTGTGGAGGACCTCCGGTTTCCGAAGATTCATACTTTGATGAGCAAAAACTGCGGTTGGAAAACGCCTATTTGAAAGAAGAG CTGGACCGAATCTCAAGTGTTGCATCGAAATATATCGGGCGGCCTATTTCACAACTCCAGTCAATGCTGCATAATCATGTATCTTCATTGGATTTATCCATGGCAAGTTTTGGAGGTCATGGAGGTTTCGTTCCCGGCCCTTCCCTCGATCTTGATCTTCTTTCAGGAAATTCATCAAGTGTGGTTCCGAGTTTAGTCTTCCCTCCAGTGAGCATTTCGGATGTGGATAAATCTGTCATGACAGAAATGGCGGccaatgccattaatgaattgattaggCTCTTGCAGAGCAATGAGCCTCTTTGGGTTAAGTCCTCAACAGATGGTAGGGAGATTCTTGATTCCGAAAAGTATGAGACTTTCTTCCCAATGCCTAATAGTCATTTAAGAAATCCGGAGATACGGATGGAAGCTTCGAGAGCTTCTGGTGTCGTGATAATGAATGGTTTGGCTTTGGTTGACAAGTTTATGGATGCG GATAAGTGGGAAGAAATGTTTCCGACCATTGTTTCGAGGGCGAGGACTATATGCGTGATATCGTCTGGAATTCTTGGAAGCCAAAGTGGCACATTGCAATTG ATGTATGAAGAATTGCAAGTGCTTACAGCATTGCTACCAATTAGACAGCTCTATTTTCTTCGCTTCTGTCAGCAGATCGAGCAAGGCACTTGGGCTATAGTCGATGTTTCTTACGATCTTCCTCAAGAAGAGAGCCAATTCTCTTCTTCGTGCAAAGCTCACAAGCTTCCTTCTGGATGCTTGATACAAGAGATGCCAAATGGTTACTCTAAG GTTTCTTGGATGGAACATTGGGAGGTAGAAGATAAAGTTCCGGTTCATGGACTTTATAGAGACCTTATTCGGAGGGGAGTGGCTTTTGGAGCCGAAAGATGGCTTTCTACTCTTCAAAGGACTTGTGAAAGACTTGCTTGTTTGATGGTTACTGGGAGTTCAACTACAGATCATCTTGGCGGAGGGG CCGAAGGCAAAAGAAGCATGATGAAACTTGCACAAAGAATGGTGAAAGGCTTCTGTTCGAGCATCAACCCTTCCAATGGCCAACAATGGACCACGATATCAAGATTAAACGAGTTTGAAGTCCGAGCCACGTCTCATAAGAGCACTGATCCTGGCCAGCCTAGCGGCGTAGTGCTTTGTGCGGCCGCTACTCTCTGGCTTCCGGTCTCTCCACATGACGTCTTCAATTTTCTTAGGGATGAGAGAACTCGACCTCAG TGGGATGTTCTCTCAAATCAAAATCCAGTTCAAGAGGTTGCTCACATTGCCAATGGTTCTCATCCCGGGAACTGCATATCCGTTCTTCGG GCATTCAACTCTGGCCAAAACAACATGTTAATCCTCCAAGAAAGCTGCATAGACTCATCCGGCTCACTCATCGTGTACTGCCCTGTCGACATACCAGCCATCGAAATAGCAATGAGCGGAGATCACGACCCTTCCTACATCCCATTACTCCCCTCCGGTTTCACAATATCCCCCAGCGGCCTCCATTCCACAGagggaggatcaggagctgcaGGTGACGGTGCTTCAACTAGCTCCACATCCGCCATTGCCACGGAATCATCCTCAGGTTCACTCATGACAGTAATGTTCCAAATACTCGTGAGCGGCATGCAATCCTCAGGAATGACGGCCGAATCTGTGGCAACAATTAACAACCTCATCGGCAACACCGTCCACCAGATTAAAGCCGCCTTGAACTGCAGTACCACCCCCTGA
- the LOC140888992 gene encoding homeobox-leucine zipper protein HDG11-like isoform X1, which yields MEFSGGGGGSSGGDHPDGSDPHRRRKRYHRHTAHQIQTLESMFKECPHPDEKTRNQLSRELGLHSRQIKFWFQNRRTQMKTQHERSDNCALRAENDKIRCENIAIREALKNVICPSCGGPPVSEDSYFDEQKLRLENAYLKEELDRISSVASKYIGRPISQLQSMLHNHVSSLDLSMASFGGHGGFVPGPSLDLDLLSGNSSSVVPSLVFPPVSISDVDKSVMTEMAANAINELIRLLQSNEPLWVKSSTDGREILDSEKYETFFPMPNSHLRNPEIRMEASRASGVVIMNGLALVDKFMDADKWEEMFPTIVSRARTICVISSGILGSQSGTLQLMYEELQVLTALLPIRQLYFLRFCQQIEQGTWAIVDVSYDLPQEESQFSSSCKAHKLPSGCLIQEMPNGYSKVSWMEHWEVEDKVPVHGLYRDLIRRGVAFGAERWLSTLQRTCERLACLMVTGSSTTDHLGGGGKSARNFLFLGCFAFYCLLVIPSAEGKRSMMKLAQRMVKGFCSSINPSNGQQWTTISRLNEFEVRATSHKSTDPGQPSGVVLCAAATLWLPVSPHDVFNFLRDERTRPQWDVLSNQNPVQEVAHIANGSHPGNCISVLRAFNSGQNNMLILQESCIDSSGSLIVYCPVDIPAIEIAMSGDHDPSYIPLLPSGFTISPSGLHSTEGGSGAAGDGASTSSTSAIATESSSGSLMTVMFQILVSGMQSSGMTAESVATINNLIGNTVHQIKAALNCSTTP from the exons ATGGAGTTCAGCGGCGGTGGCGGTGGCTCCAGTGGTGGCGACCACCCCGACggctccgatcctcatcggaggaGAAAGCGTTACCATCGCCACACGGCTCACCAAATTCAGACCCTTGAATC AATGTTCAAAGAATGTCCCCATCCAGACGAGAAGACTAGGAATCAGTTGAGCAGGGAGTTGGGTTTGCATTCTAGACAGATCAAATTTTGGTTTCAAAATCGAAGGACTCAGATGAAG ACACAACATGAAAGATCAGATAACTGTGCGCTTAGAGCAGAAAATGATAAGATTAGATGTGAAAATATAGCAATTAGAGAAGCCCTCAAGAATGTGATCTGCCCCTCTTGTGGAGGACCTCCGGTTTCCGAAGATTCATACTTTGATGAGCAAAAACTGCGGTTGGAAAACGCCTATTTGAAAGAAGAG CTGGACCGAATCTCAAGTGTTGCATCGAAATATATCGGGCGGCCTATTTCACAACTCCAGTCAATGCTGCATAATCATGTATCTTCATTGGATTTATCCATGGCAAGTTTTGGAGGTCATGGAGGTTTCGTTCCCGGCCCTTCCCTCGATCTTGATCTTCTTTCAGGAAATTCATCAAGTGTGGTTCCGAGTTTAGTCTTCCCTCCAGTGAGCATTTCGGATGTGGATAAATCTGTCATGACAGAAATGGCGGccaatgccattaatgaattgattaggCTCTTGCAGAGCAATGAGCCTCTTTGGGTTAAGTCCTCAACAGATGGTAGGGAGATTCTTGATTCCGAAAAGTATGAGACTTTCTTCCCAATGCCTAATAGTCATTTAAGAAATCCGGAGATACGGATGGAAGCTTCGAGAGCTTCTGGTGTCGTGATAATGAATGGTTTGGCTTTGGTTGACAAGTTTATGGATGCG GATAAGTGGGAAGAAATGTTTCCGACCATTGTTTCGAGGGCGAGGACTATATGCGTGATATCGTCTGGAATTCTTGGAAGCCAAAGTGGCACATTGCAATTG ATGTATGAAGAATTGCAAGTGCTTACAGCATTGCTACCAATTAGACAGCTCTATTTTCTTCGCTTCTGTCAGCAGATCGAGCAAGGCACTTGGGCTATAGTCGATGTTTCTTACGATCTTCCTCAAGAAGAGAGCCAATTCTCTTCTTCGTGCAAAGCTCACAAGCTTCCTTCTGGATGCTTGATACAAGAGATGCCAAATGGTTACTCTAAG GTTTCTTGGATGGAACATTGGGAGGTAGAAGATAAAGTTCCGGTTCATGGACTTTATAGAGACCTTATTCGGAGGGGAGTGGCTTTTGGAGCCGAAAGATGGCTTTCTACTCTTCAAAGGACTTGTGAAAGACTTGCTTGTTTGATGGTTACTGGGAGTTCAACTACAGATCATCTTGGCGGAGGGGGTAAGTCAGCTAGAAACTTTCTATTTCTTGGTTGTTTTGCATTTTATTGTTTGTTAGTGATTCCATCAGCCGAAGGCAAAAGAAGCATGATGAAACTTGCACAAAGAATGGTGAAAGGCTTCTGTTCGAGCATCAACCCTTCCAATGGCCAACAATGGACCACGATATCAAGATTAAACGAGTTTGAAGTCCGAGCCACGTCTCATAAGAGCACTGATCCTGGCCAGCCTAGCGGCGTAGTGCTTTGTGCGGCCGCTACTCTCTGGCTTCCGGTCTCTCCACATGACGTCTTCAATTTTCTTAGGGATGAGAGAACTCGACCTCAG TGGGATGTTCTCTCAAATCAAAATCCAGTTCAAGAGGTTGCTCACATTGCCAATGGTTCTCATCCCGGGAACTGCATATCCGTTCTTCGG GCATTCAACTCTGGCCAAAACAACATGTTAATCCTCCAAGAAAGCTGCATAGACTCATCCGGCTCACTCATCGTGTACTGCCCTGTCGACATACCAGCCATCGAAATAGCAATGAGCGGAGATCACGACCCTTCCTACATCCCATTACTCCCCTCCGGTTTCACAATATCCCCCAGCGGCCTCCATTCCACAGagggaggatcaggagctgcaGGTGACGGTGCTTCAACTAGCTCCACATCCGCCATTGCCACGGAATCATCCTCAGGTTCACTCATGACAGTAATGTTCCAAATACTCGTGAGCGGCATGCAATCCTCAGGAATGACGGCCGAATCTGTGGCAACAATTAACAACCTCATCGGCAACACCGTCCACCAGATTAAAGCCGCCTTGAACTGCAGTACCACCCCCTGA
- the LOC140888992 gene encoding homeobox-leucine zipper protein HDG11-like isoform X3 — protein sequence MEFSGGGGGSSGGDHPDGSDPHRRRKRYHRHTAHQIQTLESMFKECPHPDEKTRNQLSRELGLHSRQIKFWFQNRRTQMKTQHERSDNCALRAENDKIRCENIAIREALKNVICPSCGGPPVSEDSYFDEQKLRLENAYLKEELDRISSVASKYIGRPISQLQSMLHNHVSSLDLSMASFGGHGGFVPGPSLDLDLLSGNSSSVVPSLVFPPVSISDVDKSVMTEMAANAINELIRLLQSNEPLWVKSSTDGREILDSEKYETFFPMPNSHLRNPEIRMEASRASGVVIMNGLALVDKFMDADKWEEMFPTIVSRARTICVISSGILGSQSGTLQLMYEELQVLTALLPIRQLYFLRFCQQIEQGTWAIVDVSYDLPQEESQFSSSCKAHKLPSGCLIQEMPNGYSKVSWMEHWEVEDKVPVHGLYRDLIRRGVAFGAERWLSTLQRTCERLACLMVTGSSTTDHLGGGGKRSMMKLAQRMVKGFCSSINPSNGQQWTTISRLNEFEVRATSHKSTDPGQPSGVVLCAAATLWLPVSPHDVFNFLRDERTRPQWDVLSNQNPVQEVAHIANGSHPGNCISVLRAFNSGQNNMLILQESCIDSSGSLIVYCPVDIPAIEIAMSGDHDPSYIPLLPSGFTISPSGLHSTEGGSGAAGDGASTSSTSAIATESSSGSLMTVMFQILVSGMQSSGMTAESVATINNLIGNTVHQIKAALNCSTTP from the exons ATGGAGTTCAGCGGCGGTGGCGGTGGCTCCAGTGGTGGCGACCACCCCGACggctccgatcctcatcggaggaGAAAGCGTTACCATCGCCACACGGCTCACCAAATTCAGACCCTTGAATC AATGTTCAAAGAATGTCCCCATCCAGACGAGAAGACTAGGAATCAGTTGAGCAGGGAGTTGGGTTTGCATTCTAGACAGATCAAATTTTGGTTTCAAAATCGAAGGACTCAGATGAAG ACACAACATGAAAGATCAGATAACTGTGCGCTTAGAGCAGAAAATGATAAGATTAGATGTGAAAATATAGCAATTAGAGAAGCCCTCAAGAATGTGATCTGCCCCTCTTGTGGAGGACCTCCGGTTTCCGAAGATTCATACTTTGATGAGCAAAAACTGCGGTTGGAAAACGCCTATTTGAAAGAAGAG CTGGACCGAATCTCAAGTGTTGCATCGAAATATATCGGGCGGCCTATTTCACAACTCCAGTCAATGCTGCATAATCATGTATCTTCATTGGATTTATCCATGGCAAGTTTTGGAGGTCATGGAGGTTTCGTTCCCGGCCCTTCCCTCGATCTTGATCTTCTTTCAGGAAATTCATCAAGTGTGGTTCCGAGTTTAGTCTTCCCTCCAGTGAGCATTTCGGATGTGGATAAATCTGTCATGACAGAAATGGCGGccaatgccattaatgaattgattaggCTCTTGCAGAGCAATGAGCCTCTTTGGGTTAAGTCCTCAACAGATGGTAGGGAGATTCTTGATTCCGAAAAGTATGAGACTTTCTTCCCAATGCCTAATAGTCATTTAAGAAATCCGGAGATACGGATGGAAGCTTCGAGAGCTTCTGGTGTCGTGATAATGAATGGTTTGGCTTTGGTTGACAAGTTTATGGATGCG GATAAGTGGGAAGAAATGTTTCCGACCATTGTTTCGAGGGCGAGGACTATATGCGTGATATCGTCTGGAATTCTTGGAAGCCAAAGTGGCACATTGCAATTG ATGTATGAAGAATTGCAAGTGCTTACAGCATTGCTACCAATTAGACAGCTCTATTTTCTTCGCTTCTGTCAGCAGATCGAGCAAGGCACTTGGGCTATAGTCGATGTTTCTTACGATCTTCCTCAAGAAGAGAGCCAATTCTCTTCTTCGTGCAAAGCTCACAAGCTTCCTTCTGGATGCTTGATACAAGAGATGCCAAATGGTTACTCTAAG GTTTCTTGGATGGAACATTGGGAGGTAGAAGATAAAGTTCCGGTTCATGGACTTTATAGAGACCTTATTCGGAGGGGAGTGGCTTTTGGAGCCGAAAGATGGCTTTCTACTCTTCAAAGGACTTGTGAAAGACTTGCTTGTTTGATGGTTACTGGGAGTTCAACTACAGATCATCTTGGCGGAGGGG GCAAAAGAAGCATGATGAAACTTGCACAAAGAATGGTGAAAGGCTTCTGTTCGAGCATCAACCCTTCCAATGGCCAACAATGGACCACGATATCAAGATTAAACGAGTTTGAAGTCCGAGCCACGTCTCATAAGAGCACTGATCCTGGCCAGCCTAGCGGCGTAGTGCTTTGTGCGGCCGCTACTCTCTGGCTTCCGGTCTCTCCACATGACGTCTTCAATTTTCTTAGGGATGAGAGAACTCGACCTCAG TGGGATGTTCTCTCAAATCAAAATCCAGTTCAAGAGGTTGCTCACATTGCCAATGGTTCTCATCCCGGGAACTGCATATCCGTTCTTCGG GCATTCAACTCTGGCCAAAACAACATGTTAATCCTCCAAGAAAGCTGCATAGACTCATCCGGCTCACTCATCGTGTACTGCCCTGTCGACATACCAGCCATCGAAATAGCAATGAGCGGAGATCACGACCCTTCCTACATCCCATTACTCCCCTCCGGTTTCACAATATCCCCCAGCGGCCTCCATTCCACAGagggaggatcaggagctgcaGGTGACGGTGCTTCAACTAGCTCCACATCCGCCATTGCCACGGAATCATCCTCAGGTTCACTCATGACAGTAATGTTCCAAATACTCGTGAGCGGCATGCAATCCTCAGGAATGACGGCCGAATCTGTGGCAACAATTAACAACCTCATCGGCAACACCGTCCACCAGATTAAAGCCGCCTTGAACTGCAGTACCACCCCCTGA
- the LOC140875498 gene encoding mitochondrial import inner membrane translocase subunit TIM14-3-like isoform X2, which translates to MESPMIIGAAVGTAALGARYLIRAWQAFKARPFVPRSRRFYPGGFEHVMTRREAALILGVREHAIMEKIKEAHRRVMVANHPDAGGSHYLASKINEAKDILLRKTSAVDSAF; encoded by the exons ATG GAATCCCCAATGATAATTGGTGCTGCTGTAGGAACCGCAGCTTTGGGGGCCAGGTACTTGATAAGAGCATGGCAAGCATTCAAAGCTCGTCCATTTGTTCCCCGTTCTCGTAGATTTTATCCTGGAGGGTTCGAACATGTGATGACAAGACGAGAGGCGGCGTTGATTCTTGGAGTGAG GGAGCACGCCATAATGGAGAAAATCAAGGAGGCTCACAGGAGAGTGATGGTAGCGAACCACCCTGATGCAGGGGGTAGCCATTATCTGGCTTCCAAGATCAATGAAGCTAAGGACATATTGTTAAGGAAAACAAGTGCAGTAGACTCTGCTTTCTGA
- the LOC140875498 gene encoding mitochondrial import inner membrane translocase subunit TIM14-3-like isoform X1, whose product MDMSSPLFHGLLCCCFATMRTLGARYLIRAWQAFKARPFVPRSRRFYPGGFEHVMTRREAALILGVREHAIMEKIKEAHRRVMVANHPDAGGSHYLASKINEAKDILLRKTSAVDSAF is encoded by the exons ATGGACATGAGCTCTCCACTTTTCCATGGCCtgctttgttgttgttttgcaacAATGAGAA CTTTGGGGGCCAGGTACTTGATAAGAGCATGGCAAGCATTCAAAGCTCGTCCATTTGTTCCCCGTTCTCGTAGATTTTATCCTGGAGGGTTCGAACATGTGATGACAAGACGAGAGGCGGCGTTGATTCTTGGAGTGAG GGAGCACGCCATAATGGAGAAAATCAAGGAGGCTCACAGGAGAGTGATGGTAGCGAACCACCCTGATGCAGGGGGTAGCCATTATCTGGCTTCCAAGATCAATGAAGCTAAGGACATATTGTTAAGGAAAACAAGTGCAGTAGACTCTGCTTTCTGA
- the LOC140875498 gene encoding mitochondrial import inner membrane translocase subunit TIM14-3-like isoform X3 — MRRTAALGARYLIRAWQAFKARPFVPRSRRFYPGGFEHVMTRREAALILGVREHAIMEKIKEAHRRVMVANHPDAGGSHYLASKINEAKDILLRKTSAVDSAF; from the exons ATGAGAA GAACCGCAGCTTTGGGGGCCAGGTACTTGATAAGAGCATGGCAAGCATTCAAAGCTCGTCCATTTGTTCCCCGTTCTCGTAGATTTTATCCTGGAGGGTTCGAACATGTGATGACAAGACGAGAGGCGGCGTTGATTCTTGGAGTGAG GGAGCACGCCATAATGGAGAAAATCAAGGAGGCTCACAGGAGAGTGATGGTAGCGAACCACCCTGATGCAGGGGGTAGCCATTATCTGGCTTCCAAGATCAATGAAGCTAAGGACATATTGTTAAGGAAAACAAGTGCAGTAGACTCTGCTTTCTGA
- the LOC140875607 gene encoding probable arabinose 5-phosphate isomerase, producing MGSLSPPFSNLEEDQNREKLTTLDQTHLFNLFKSQQNYLNHFFQNLDLSQTLTFTQTLLDSKGTIFFSGVGKSGFVAQKISQTLISLGIRSGFLSPVDALHGDIGILSSQDLLVLFSKSGNSEELLRLVPCVKAKGVYLISVTSVRPNGLLGLCDLNVHLPLQRELCPFDLAPVTSTAIQMVFGDTVAIALMGARNLSKEEYAANHPAGRIGKTLIFKVKDLMKKGEELPICREGDLIMDQLVELSSKGCGCLLVIDYDYHLLGTFTDGDLRRTLKASGEGIFKLTVGEMCNRNPRTISPDAMAVVAMQKMESPPSPVQFLPVIGDHDVLIGIVTLHGLVSAGL from the exons ATGGGGTCTCTTTCTCCGCCATTTTCCAACCTTGAAGAAGACCAGAATAGGGAGAAGTTAACCACATTGGACCAAACCCATTTGTTTAATCTCTTCAAATCCCAGCAAAATTACCTCAACCATTTCTTTCAAAACCTCGATCTGTCCCAAACCCTCACCTTCACGCAAACTCTTCTTGATTCCAAGGGCACCATTTTCTTTTCCGGGGTTGGGAAATCCGGTTTTGTTGCCCAGAAGATCTCGCAGACCTTGATTTCTCTCGGGATCAGATCCGGGTTTTTGTCCCCCGTCGACGCGCTTCACGGGGATATCGGCATTTTATCCTCCCAAGATTTGTTGGTCCTCTTCAGCAAGAGCGGGAATTCTGAGGAGTTGTTGAGGCTCGTGCCTTGCGTCAAGGCAAAGGGAGTGTACTTGATATCTGTTACGTCGGTGAGGCCGAATGGGCTCCTAGGATTGTGTGATCTGAACGTGCATTTGCCTCTGCAGCGTGAATTGTGCCCGTTCGATCTAGCACCCGTCACATCCACGGCTATCCAGATGGTTTTTGGGGATACTGTTGCGATTGCTTTGATGGGAGCCAGGAATTTGAGCAAAGAAGAGTATGCGGCGAATCATCCTGCTGGAAGAATTGGCAAGACTTTGATTTTCAAG GTGAAGGATCTAATGAAGAAGGGAGAAGAGCTGCCAATATGTAGGGAAGGAGATCTGATAATGGATCAGCTGGTTGAGCTAAGCAGCAAAGGTTGCGGATGCCTTCTTGTTATAGATTATGATTATCATCTGCTTGGTACGTTTACTGATGGAGATCTGCGTCGGACATTGAAAGCCAGTGGTGAGGGAATCTTCAAGCTTACAGTGGGAGAGATGTGCAACAG GAACCCGAGGACAATCAGTCCGGATGCAATGGCAGTGGTAGCAATGCAGAAGATGGAGTCTCCCCCATCGCCTGTGCAGTTCTTGCCCGTCATCGGTGACCATGATGTATTGATTGGTATCGTTACTTTGCACGGCCTTGTCTCTGCCGGCTTGTGA